The following proteins are encoded in a genomic region of Primulina huaijiensis isolate GDHJ02 chromosome 3, ASM1229523v2, whole genome shotgun sequence:
- the LOC140973051 gene encoding uncharacterized protein isoform X4 — protein MSTADDIHVDAKPNGHADGGDFRHHHRRRARRSTMASSSGTVTDGNSLYFSETDSDAVADGSLPVALTDEPLLMCNSSRGSPGTLVVPRGRQRLDCPVLPVSEDEEVDLERGESELNLQNNGDGRGFRCRICHLNLEGNYDDGQGDEDSEGVPVELGCSCKGDLGVAHEHCAETWFQIKGDRICEICGSIALNFMVELENEVINIEVASQASEAGSETHEFKHGHLVLTFMIAFMVLTFVISYIFHTKNLNRED, from the exons ATGTCGACTGCAGATGATATCCACGTCGACGCAAAACCCAATGGCCATGCGGACGGTGGTGATTTTCGCCATCACCACCGCCGTCGCGCTCGGAGGTCCACTATGGCAAGCAGTAGCGGGACTGTAACAGATGGCAACAGCCTTTACTTTTCAGAAACTGACTCGGATGCGGTTGCTGATGGCTCACTGCCTGTTGCCCTAACAGATGAGCCCCTCCTCATGTGCAACTCTTCTAGAGGGTCTCCCGGCACTCTTGTCGTTCCAAGAGGCCGACAGAGATTAGATTGTCCAGTCCTCCCAGTTTCAGAGGACGAAGAGGTTGATCTGGAACGTGGTGAATCAGAGCTGAATTTGCAAAATAATGGAGACGGTAGAGGATTCAGATGTAGGATTTGTCATTTAAATTTGGAGGGAAATTATGATGATGGTCAAGGAGATGAGGATTCTGAAGGGGTTCCAGTTGAATTGGGCTGTAGCTGTAAAGGAGATTTGGGGGTCGCCCACGAGCACTGTGCTGAAACTTGGTTCCAAATCAAGGGAGATCG AATTTGTGAAATTTGTGGATCCATTGCCTTGAACTTTATGGTTGAGCTTGAAAATGAAGTAATCAACATAGAAGTGGCATCACAGGCTTCTGAAGCCGGCTCTGAGACCCATGAGTTTAAGCACGGTCATCTTGTTTTGACCTTTATGATTGCTTTCATGGTTTTGACCTTTgtcatttcatatatttttcatacaaaaaaCCTTAATAGAGAAGATTAG
- the LOC140973051 gene encoding uncharacterized protein isoform X2, with amino-acid sequence MMKVTCMGMNMSTADDIHVDAKPNGHADGGDFRHHHRRRARRSTMASSSGTVTDGNSLYFSETDSDAVADGSLPVALTDEPLLMCNSSRGSPGTLVVPRGRQRLDCPVLPVSEDEEVDLERGESELNLQNNGDGRGFRCRICHLNLEGNYDDGQGDEDSEGVPVELGCSCKGDLGVAHEHCAETWFQIKGDRICEICGSIALNFMVELENEVINIEVASQASEAGSETHEFKHGHLVLTFMIAFMVLTFVISYIFHTKNLNRED; translated from the exons ATGATGAAAGTGACCTGCATGGGGATGAAT ATGTCGACTGCAGATGATATCCACGTCGACGCAAAACCCAATGGCCATGCGGACGGTGGTGATTTTCGCCATCACCACCGCCGTCGCGCTCGGAGGTCCACTATGGCAAGCAGTAGCGGGACTGTAACAGATGGCAACAGCCTTTACTTTTCAGAAACTGACTCGGATGCGGTTGCTGATGGCTCACTGCCTGTTGCCCTAACAGATGAGCCCCTCCTCATGTGCAACTCTTCTAGAGGGTCTCCCGGCACTCTTGTCGTTCCAAGAGGCCGACAGAGATTAGATTGTCCAGTCCTCCCAGTTTCAGAGGACGAAGAGGTTGATCTGGAACGTGGTGAATCAGAGCTGAATTTGCAAAATAATGGAGACGGTAGAGGATTCAGATGTAGGATTTGTCATTTAAATTTGGAGGGAAATTATGATGATGGTCAAGGAGATGAGGATTCTGAAGGGGTTCCAGTTGAATTGGGCTGTAGCTGTAAAGGAGATTTGGGGGTCGCCCACGAGCACTGTGCTGAAACTTGGTTCCAAATCAAGGGAGATCG AATTTGTGAAATTTGTGGATCCATTGCCTTGAACTTTATGGTTGAGCTTGAAAATGAAGTAATCAACATAGAAGTGGCATCACAGGCTTCTGAAGCCGGCTCTGAGACCCATGAGTTTAAGCACGGTCATCTTGTTTTGACCTTTATGATTGCTTTCATGGTTTTGACCTTTgtcatttcatatatttttcatacaaaaaaCCTTAATAGAGAAGATTAG
- the LOC140973051 gene encoding uncharacterized protein isoform X3 yields the protein MLSQLSMSTADDIHVDAKPNGHADGGDFRHHHRRRARRSTMASSSGTVTDGNSLYFSETDSDAVADGSLPVALTDEPLLMCNSSRGSPGTLVVPRGRQRLDCPVLPVSEDEEVDLERGESELNLQNNGDGRGFRCRICHLNLEGNYDDGQGDEDSEGVPVELGCSCKGDLGVAHEHCAETWFQIKGDRICEICGSIALNFMVELENEVINIEVASQASEAGSETHEFKHGHLVLTFMIAFMVLTFVISYIFHTKNLNRED from the exons ATGTTAAGCCAGTTATCG ATGTCGACTGCAGATGATATCCACGTCGACGCAAAACCCAATGGCCATGCGGACGGTGGTGATTTTCGCCATCACCACCGCCGTCGCGCTCGGAGGTCCACTATGGCAAGCAGTAGCGGGACTGTAACAGATGGCAACAGCCTTTACTTTTCAGAAACTGACTCGGATGCGGTTGCTGATGGCTCACTGCCTGTTGCCCTAACAGATGAGCCCCTCCTCATGTGCAACTCTTCTAGAGGGTCTCCCGGCACTCTTGTCGTTCCAAGAGGCCGACAGAGATTAGATTGTCCAGTCCTCCCAGTTTCAGAGGACGAAGAGGTTGATCTGGAACGTGGTGAATCAGAGCTGAATTTGCAAAATAATGGAGACGGTAGAGGATTCAGATGTAGGATTTGTCATTTAAATTTGGAGGGAAATTATGATGATGGTCAAGGAGATGAGGATTCTGAAGGGGTTCCAGTTGAATTGGGCTGTAGCTGTAAAGGAGATTTGGGGGTCGCCCACGAGCACTGTGCTGAAACTTGGTTCCAAATCAAGGGAGATCG AATTTGTGAAATTTGTGGATCCATTGCCTTGAACTTTATGGTTGAGCTTGAAAATGAAGTAATCAACATAGAAGTGGCATCACAGGCTTCTGAAGCCGGCTCTGAGACCCATGAGTTTAAGCACGGTCATCTTGTTTTGACCTTTATGATTGCTTTCATGGTTTTGACCTTTgtcatttcatatatttttcatacaaaaaaCCTTAATAGAGAAGATTAG
- the LOC140973050 gene encoding cytosolic enolase 3 encodes MSVQEYLDKHMLARKIEDAVNAAVRAKTPDPVLFISNHMRKSVPSVITKVKARQILDSRGIPTVEVDLHTNKGVFRASSPSGASSGMYEAVELRDGDKGTYLGKGVSRAVNNINEKISEALIGMDPTLQVQIDQAMIDLDKTDKKGELGANALLAVSMAACKAGAAEKEVSLYKHIADLAGRTTFNVPVPAFTVINGGKHAGNNLSVQDIMILPVGALRFDEALQMGSETYHHLKAVITEKYGLYGCNVGEDGGFAPNISSLKEGLDLVKEAIGRTGYNEKIKIAIDIAATEFCIGTKYDLDYKSPNKSGQNFKSGEDMIAMYKELCEAYPIVSIEDPFDKEDWEHSKYFTSLGICQVVGDDLLMSNPKRIERAMQEAACNTILLKVNQVGTVTEAIEVVKLAKDANWGVVISQRSGESEDSFIADLSVGLSAGQIKAGAPCRGERLMKYNQLLRIEEELGDQALYAGDDWRNC; translated from the exons ATGTCAGTGCAGGAGTATCTGGACAAACATATGCTCGCTCGGAAGATCGAAGACGCCGTCAATGCCGCCGTTAGAGCAAAAACGCCCGATCCTGTTCTATTCATCTCCAATCACATGAGGAAATCTGTTCCTTCCGTCATCACCAAGGTTAAAGCCAGGCAAATCCTCGACAGCAGAGGAATTCCTACTGTTGAAGTCGATTTGCACACCAACAAGGGCGTGTTTCGTGCTTCCTCCCCCAGTGGTGCCTCCTCCGGGAT GTATGAGGCTGTTGAATTACGTGATGGAGACAAGGGTACCTATCTTGGGAAAGGTGTGAGTAGAgctgttaataatattaatgaGAAAATATCTGAAGCTTTAATTGGTATGGATCCAACTCTTCAAGTTCAAATTGATCAAGCCATGATAGACCTGGACAAGACTGATAAAAAG GGTGAACTTGGAGCTAATGCACTTTTAGCAGTTTCAATGGCTGCTTGCAAAGCTGGGGCTGCTGAAAAAGAG GTTTCACTTTACAAACACATTGCTGATCTTGCTGGTAGAACTACTTTCAATGTTCCTGTCCCTGCTTTCACTGTAATAAATGGTGGAAAACATGCTGGGAACAATTTGTCAGTACAG GATATTATGATTCTTCCTGTTGGAGCACTCAGATTTGACGAGGCATTGCAAATGGGTTCAGAGACTTATCATCATTTGAAG GCTGTGATTACAGAGAAATATGGATTGTATGGATGTAATGTTGGGGAAGATGGTGGCTTTGCTCCAAATATATCCAG TTTGAAAGAAGGTTTAGATCTTGTAAAGGAGGCAATTGGAAGAACGGGCTATAACGAGAAAATAAAGATAGCAATTGATATAGCTGCAACTGAATTTTGCATAG GTACGAAGTATGATTTAGATTATAAATCACCAAATAAATCTGGTCAAAATTTTAAGTCAGGGGAGGACATGATTGCTATGTACAAAGAACTCTGTGAAG CTTACCCGATTGTGTCAATTGAAGATCCATTTGACAAGGAGGATTGGGAACATTCCAAGTATTTTACTAGTCTTGGGATATGCcag GTTGTTGGAGATGATTTGTTGATGTCAAATCCTAAAAGAATTGAGAGAGCCATGCAGGAGGCTGCTTGCAATACTATTCTTCTAAAG GTTAATCAGGTGGGCACTGTGACCGAGGCCATTGAGGTAGTCAAATTGGCTAAGGATGCTAATTGGGGTGTGGTGATATCTCAAAGAAGCGGTGAGAGTGAAGATTCTTTCATAGCTGATTTGTCTGTTGGCCTTTCAGCTGGTCAGATTAAGGCCGGTGCACCTTGCCGGGGGGAGAGATTAATGAAGTACAATCAG TTGCTCAGAATTGAAGAAGAGCTTGGGGATCAAGCACTTTATGCGGGAGATGACTGGAGAAATTGCTGA
- the LOC140973051 gene encoding uncharacterized protein isoform X1 translates to MLAFCKHDESDLHGDELAGYAELYHEIFLVVHIQLNLTKFPHFQLGEMSTADDIHVDAKPNGHADGGDFRHHHRRRARRSTMASSSGTVTDGNSLYFSETDSDAVADGSLPVALTDEPLLMCNSSRGSPGTLVVPRGRQRLDCPVLPVSEDEEVDLERGESELNLQNNGDGRGFRCRICHLNLEGNYDDGQGDEDSEGVPVELGCSCKGDLGVAHEHCAETWFQIKGDRICEICGSIALNFMVELENEVINIEVASQASEAGSETHEFKHGHLVLTFMIAFMVLTFVISYIFHTKNLNRED, encoded by the exons ATGCTGGCGTTTTGTAAACATGATGAAAGTGACCTGCATGGGGATGAAT TGGCTGGGTATGCTGAACTATATCATGAGATCTTTCTAGTGGTGCATATTCAGCTCAATTTGACGAAATTCCCTCATTTTCAGTTGGGAGAA ATGTCGACTGCAGATGATATCCACGTCGACGCAAAACCCAATGGCCATGCGGACGGTGGTGATTTTCGCCATCACCACCGCCGTCGCGCTCGGAGGTCCACTATGGCAAGCAGTAGCGGGACTGTAACAGATGGCAACAGCCTTTACTTTTCAGAAACTGACTCGGATGCGGTTGCTGATGGCTCACTGCCTGTTGCCCTAACAGATGAGCCCCTCCTCATGTGCAACTCTTCTAGAGGGTCTCCCGGCACTCTTGTCGTTCCAAGAGGCCGACAGAGATTAGATTGTCCAGTCCTCCCAGTTTCAGAGGACGAAGAGGTTGATCTGGAACGTGGTGAATCAGAGCTGAATTTGCAAAATAATGGAGACGGTAGAGGATTCAGATGTAGGATTTGTCATTTAAATTTGGAGGGAAATTATGATGATGGTCAAGGAGATGAGGATTCTGAAGGGGTTCCAGTTGAATTGGGCTGTAGCTGTAAAGGAGATTTGGGGGTCGCCCACGAGCACTGTGCTGAAACTTGGTTCCAAATCAAGGGAGATCG AATTTGTGAAATTTGTGGATCCATTGCCTTGAACTTTATGGTTGAGCTTGAAAATGAAGTAATCAACATAGAAGTGGCATCACAGGCTTCTGAAGCCGGCTCTGAGACCCATGAGTTTAAGCACGGTCATCTTGTTTTGACCTTTATGATTGCTTTCATGGTTTTGACCTTTgtcatttcatatatttttcatacaaaaaaCCTTAATAGAGAAGATTAG